From Deltaproteobacteria bacterium, the proteins below share one genomic window:
- a CDS encoding RecX family transcriptional regulator gives MTQYLKSTGLLNDDAFARERARHLAVNRVRGNRAIEADLLRKGIDRTLIFEAIQAAREELSEAAAIRTLLEKRKPPLSSTKRAWREKTGRYLLSKGFPAGVICEILNE, from the coding sequence GTGACGCAGTATCTGAAAAGTACGGGTCTGCTCAATGATGACGCCTTCGCCAGGGAACGGGCAAGACACCTGGCTGTCAATCGCGTCAGGGGCAATCGAGCAATCGAAGCCGACCTTCTCCGCAAGGGAATCGACCGGACTCTGATCTTTGAGGCCATTCAGGCGGCGCGGGAAGAACTGAGCGAAGCGGCCGCCATCCGGACACTTCTGGAAAAACGAAAGCCGCCACTGTCCTCCACGAAAAGGGCCTGGAGGGAAAAAACAGGACGTTATCTTCTCTCGAAAGGTTTTCCTGCGGGAGTGATTTGCGAGATATTGAATGAGTAG
- a CDS encoding ABC-F family ATP-binding cassette domain-containing protein, translating to MVDLQNIHLTFMDRVLFDGINWTIAGKSRIGLVGDNGVGKTTLLRVILGEVEPDQGKAIVPARNHRMIGYLPQDVAELEHLPLMDYLKRQSGIAGLEESIARCEADLRALDPDGSACRAKLRHYEKVVNRYQAIDGYAFEAKAKQILRGFGFLEKDFGRLCTHFSGGWKMRILLSVILLSCPDIMLLDEPTNHLDTESMEWLENYLRDYRGCLIAISHDHMFLDKMVQQIAELARGKLTLYKGNYTDFLKEKERRLEMVEKSMVRQQEEIRRVERFVERFRYKATKAAQVRSRVKMLEKMDVIQLEKGTRSTVIRFPVCEKSGKEVATLHDVAKRYDSLSVFSGINLTLYRGERVAFVGINGAGKSTLFRLLAGVEEPTCGSVNLGLNVRIAFFSQESADNLHYERAVWEEVQSVPSPANDQQRRDLLGAFLFSGDDIYKSIAVLSGGEKSRLALLKMLLKGSNFLVLDEPTNHLDLKTKEIFQEALLRYEGTLAIVSHDRYFLDRLVDRVVELKEGRALEYRGDYSYFIEKRCEFQEIALPLPKEGHDDPNARQKDYHGYKSREAKRREAEERNRLSRRLKPLKEELTSVEARIAELERLKQNHEEEMCRPDTHKKPGRTRALTHKLTKAHQELEGLYDQWADIMGRIEEEQVEPR from the coding sequence TTGGTTGATCTGCAAAACATTCACCTGACTTTTATGGATCGTGTTCTCTTCGACGGGATCAATTGGACCATTGCCGGCAAGAGCCGGATTGGCCTGGTCGGAGACAATGGTGTCGGGAAAACAACTCTCTTGCGAGTCATTCTCGGCGAAGTGGAGCCGGATCAGGGCAAAGCGATCGTTCCTGCCCGCAATCACAGGATGATCGGTTATCTGCCCCAGGACGTGGCGGAACTGGAGCACCTGCCCCTGATGGATTATCTGAAACGACAAAGCGGTATTGCGGGGCTGGAAGAAAGCATCGCCCGCTGTGAGGCGGATCTTCGTGCGTTGGATCCAGATGGCTCTGCCTGCCGGGCAAAACTTCGCCATTACGAGAAGGTTGTTAATCGCTATCAGGCGATTGATGGATACGCCTTCGAAGCGAAGGCGAAGCAGATTCTCCGGGGATTCGGATTCCTCGAAAAAGATTTCGGCCGCCTGTGTACGCATTTTTCCGGCGGGTGGAAGATGCGGATTCTTTTGTCAGTGATCCTGCTCTCCTGTCCTGACATCATGCTGCTTGACGAGCCGACCAACCATCTGGACACGGAGAGCATGGAATGGTTGGAAAACTACCTCAGGGATTACCGGGGATGCCTCATTGCCATTTCTCACGATCATATGTTTCTGGACAAGATGGTGCAGCAGATCGCCGAGTTGGCCCGGGGGAAACTGACGCTCTACAAAGGCAACTACACTGACTTTCTGAAGGAAAAAGAACGTCGCCTGGAAATGGTCGAAAAATCCATGGTTCGGCAACAGGAGGAGATCAGGCGAGTTGAACGGTTCGTCGAGCGTTTCCGTTACAAGGCCACCAAGGCCGCCCAGGTTCGTAGCCGAGTAAAAATGCTCGAAAAGATGGATGTCATCCAGTTGGAAAAAGGAACTCGATCCACGGTCATTCGGTTCCCAGTTTGTGAAAAGAGCGGCAAGGAAGTGGCAACCCTCCATGATGTGGCGAAGAGGTACGACAGCCTGTCGGTTTTTTCCGGCATCAACCTGACTTTGTATCGAGGTGAACGAGTCGCCTTTGTCGGGATCAACGGGGCGGGCAAATCGACTCTCTTTCGGTTGCTCGCCGGGGTTGAGGAGCCGACCTGTGGCAGCGTCAACCTGGGATTGAATGTGCGCATAGCCTTTTTTTCCCAGGAGAGTGCGGACAATCTGCATTACGAACGCGCGGTCTGGGAAGAGGTGCAGAGCGTGCCTTCTCCAGCGAACGATCAGCAAAGAAGGGATCTCCTGGGGGCGTTCCTGTTTTCCGGGGATGACATATACAAGTCCATTGCGGTTCTCTCGGGAGGAGAAAAGTCCCGCCTGGCCCTGTTGAAAATGCTGTTGAAGGGGTCCAATTTCCTTGTTCTCGACGAACCGACGAACCATCTCGATCTGAAAACGAAGGAGATCTTCCAGGAAGCCCTGCTGAGATACGAAGGCACCCTGGCCATCGTATCCCATGACAGGTATTTTCTGGACCGCCTGGTGGACCGGGTGGTTGAACTCAAAGAAGGTCGCGCCCTGGAATACCGGGGAGATTATTCCTATTTCATCGAAAAACGGTGTGAATTTCAGGAAATCGCGTTGCCTCTCCCGAAGGAGGGACATGACGATCCCAACGCCAGACAAAAGGATTACCACGGCTACAAGAGCCGGGAGGCGAAACGTCGCGAGGCCGAGGAAAGAAACCGATTATCCCGCCGTCTGAAGCCCCTGAAAGAGGAGTTGACGTCGGTGGAGGCACGTATTGCCGAACTGGAGCGACTGAAGCAGAATCACGAAGAGGAGATGTGCAGGCCCGACACGCACAAAAAGCCGGGTCGAACCCGGGCTTTAACGCATAAACTGACGAAGGCCCACCAAGAGCTGGAGGGCCTTTATGACCAGTGGGCGGACATCATGGGTCGTATCGAGGAAGAGCAGGTCGAACCGCGATGA
- a CDS encoding Crp/Fnr family transcriptional regulator: MNRIMAFLQQVPLFKAFRQGDLQKIAEVVKVKLIKKGDVLFRKGEQGTALYLIVHGRIKISVTSKLGDEVILSVLSNGELFGDMALLDGMTRSADAVALEDSQLCVLYQNDFIAILMKSSTAIKALFSTLCARLRKTDKFVEETCFLNVSSRLARRLSEFAERQIQAGDTEEIRIEMTQTELASMVGATRESVNKELRSMRERGIVRTEGRSVIVCDLERLKRRARWDEKA, encoded by the coding sequence ATGAACAGGATCATGGCCTTTTTACAGCAGGTTCCCCTCTTTAAGGCCTTTCGACAAGGCGATCTGCAAAAAATTGCCGAGGTAGTCAAGGTGAAATTGATCAAAAAGGGGGATGTCCTGTTCCGCAAGGGTGAGCAGGGTACAGCCCTTTATCTGATCGTTCATGGCCGGATCAAGATCAGCGTAACCTCTAAATTGGGGGACGAGGTTATCTTATCCGTTCTGTCCAATGGTGAGCTGTTCGGCGACATGGCACTTCTGGATGGTATGACTCGTTCCGCCGATGCCGTCGCCTTGGAGGACAGCCAGCTTTGCGTCCTGTACCAGAATGATTTTATTGCCATTCTCATGAAAAGCTCAACCGCCATCAAGGCCCTGTTTTCCACTCTGTGCGCCCGTCTGAGAAAAACGGACAAGTTCGTGGAGGAAACCTGTTTTCTTAACGTTTCATCGCGGTTGGCCAGGCGTCTTTCCGAATTTGCGGAGCGACAGATCCAGGCCGGAGATACCGAGGAAATCCGGATTGAAATGACACAGACTGAACTGGCCAGCATGGTGGGGGCGACCCGGGAGAGCGTGAATAAGGAACTGCGGAGCATGCGTGAGCGGGGTATTGTCAGAACGGAGGGCCGTTCGGTCATCGTTTGTGACTTGGAACGACTGAAACGACGCGCCCGGTGGGACGAAAAGGCCTGA
- a CDS encoding CinA family nicotinamide mononucleotide deamidase-related protein: MNIGILTIGDELTSGRIRDLNSPLIIREAARMGWVVSSILSVGDEISAIQRAINYFPDHCRATIVTGGLGATSDDMTTEAMARTWGRQLIRNEQVLSVLRDHVSARGFRWTEKHARQAQFPEGAEPIPNPVGSAWGFSLTHRDCLFIVLPGVPEEAAVMITDQVLPRLHRIDPSPNNVILSRTFKCFGISENEIEEKIRALIPHDEMTRIGFYPLFPEVHLVLTIRNANQKQAKENLRNFETAITDVLQPHLFGRDHETLEGVVGNMLRQKRLGLAVAESCTGGLITDRLTDVAGSSEYLERGVVSYSNASKISLLKVPRHILVDHGAVSESTARYMAEGIRTASGVQLGLSTTGIAGPAGAVPGKPVGTVYIALAHPGGTVCRHCVFPRDRRRVKVAATHTALMMLREYLNTSPPGIGNP, encoded by the coding sequence TTGAATATCGGAATTTTAACCATCGGTGACGAACTGACCAGCGGGCGTATCCGGGATCTCAACTCCCCCTTGATCATCCGTGAGGCGGCCAGGATGGGATGGGTTGTCTCTTCCATTTTGTCCGTAGGGGATGAGATCTCCGCCATACAACGGGCTATTAATTATTTTCCCGATCACTGCCGAGCCACGATCGTCACCGGTGGCCTCGGAGCCACCTCAGACGACATGACCACCGAGGCCATGGCGAGGACATGGGGACGTCAATTGATCAGAAATGAACAGGTTCTTTCTGTATTGCGGGATCACGTATCCGCCCGCGGATTCCGATGGACGGAAAAGCATGCCCGCCAGGCTCAATTTCCCGAAGGAGCCGAACCTATCCCGAACCCCGTGGGCTCGGCCTGGGGGTTTTCGCTCACGCACCGGGATTGCCTGTTTATCGTGTTGCCCGGCGTACCCGAGGAAGCCGCGGTCATGATCACGGACCAGGTCCTGCCCCGTCTTCACCGGATTGACCCGTCACCGAATAACGTCATCCTGTCCAGAACCTTCAAGTGCTTCGGTATCTCCGAAAATGAAATCGAGGAAAAAATTCGTGCACTCATTCCCCATGACGAGATGACCCGGATCGGTTTCTATCCCCTCTTTCCCGAAGTACACCTCGTTCTGACGATCCGTAACGCGAATCAGAAACAGGCTAAAGAAAATCTGCGAAACTTTGAAACGGCCATAACCGACGTGTTGCAACCCCATCTTTTCGGCCGTGACCATGAAACTCTGGAGGGGGTGGTCGGCAACATGCTCAGGCAAAAGCGATTGGGCCTGGCCGTTGCCGAGTCCTGTACAGGGGGACTGATCACGGACCGACTTACGGACGTAGCCGGCAGCTCTGAATATCTGGAGCGCGGAGTCGTCAGCTACAGCAACGCCTCCAAGATCTCCCTTCTGAAGGTTCCCCGGCACATTTTAGTTGACCATGGTGCTGTGAGCGAATCCACGGCTCGATATATGGCTGAAGGGATCAGGACCGCCTCCGGCGTCCAACTGGGTCTCAGTACGACGGGCATTGCCGGCCCGGCAGGGGCTGTTCCGGGAAAACCCGTCGGAACCGTTTATATTGCCCTCGCTCATCCCGGGGGAACGGTTTGCCGACATTGTGTTTTCCCACGAGACAGGCGTAGAGTCAAAGTTGCCGCCACACACACGGCTCTGATGATGCTGCGGGAATACCTGAACACATCCCCGCCGGGTATCGGCAATCCATGA
- the recA gene encoding recombinase RecA — MASDMDKGKAVELAIAQIERQFGKGSIMRLGGADKVADVAVIPTGSLSLDLALGVGGVPRGRIIEIFGPESGGKTTLALHIVAEAQKQKGIAAFIDAEHALDVTYARKIGVNTDELLISQPDTGEQALEIAETLVRSGALDVLVIDSVAALVPKTELEGEMGDAQMGLQARLMSQALRKLTGSINRSRTTVIFINQLRMKISVFFGNPETTTGGNALKFYSTMRLDIRKTTTIKQGQDIVGMRARVKVVKNKLAPPFRETEFDIIFGEGISKEGDLIDLAVDQSIMEKSGAWYSFKGERIGQGRDNSKQFLKEHPETAEAIETILLDKLGLGASGGDTV; from the coding sequence ATGGCTTCGGATATGGACAAAGGCAAAGCGGTAGAACTGGCGATCGCCCAGATCGAAAGACAATTCGGCAAAGGTTCGATTATGCGTCTGGGAGGCGCGGACAAGGTCGCGGATGTAGCCGTGATTCCGACGGGCTCCTTGAGTCTGGATCTCGCCCTGGGTGTCGGGGGTGTGCCCCGGGGAAGGATCATCGAAATTTTTGGGCCGGAATCCGGTGGAAAAACGACTCTGGCTCTTCATATCGTCGCGGAAGCTCAGAAACAAAAGGGCATCGCTGCTTTCATTGATGCGGAACACGCGCTTGACGTCACCTATGCCAGAAAAATAGGCGTGAATACGGATGAATTGCTGATATCTCAACCCGATACAGGTGAACAGGCCCTGGAAATCGCCGAGACACTGGTGCGAAGTGGTGCGCTGGATGTCCTGGTAATCGATTCGGTCGCGGCCCTGGTCCCGAAAACCGAGCTGGAGGGAGAAATGGGGGATGCCCAGATGGGTCTCCAGGCCAGGCTCATGTCCCAGGCCCTCCGTAAGCTGACCGGCAGCATCAATCGCTCGAGGACCACCGTCATCTTCATCAACCAGTTACGGATGAAAATCAGTGTTTTCTTTGGAAACCCCGAAACCACGACAGGCGGGAACGCTTTGAAATTCTATTCCACGATGCGCCTCGACATCCGCAAGACCACGACGATCAAGCAGGGGCAGGATATTGTCGGCATGCGGGCTCGAGTCAAGGTCGTCAAGAATAAACTGGCGCCACCATTCCGTGAAACGGAATTCGACATCATCTTCGGGGAAGGCATTTCAAAGGAGGGGGACTTGATCGACCTCGCCGTGGATCAGAGCATCATGGAAAAGAGTGGTGCCTGGTACTCCTTCAAAGGAGAACGGATCGGACAGGGACGGGACAATTCAAAGCAATTCTTGAAGGAACATCCCGAGACAGCCGAGGCTATCGAGACGATTCTGCTCGACAAGCTGGGCTTGGGTGCATCGGGAGGCGATACGGTCTGA
- a CDS encoding phosphatidylglycerophosphatase A, which translates to MPWAPGTAGSLLGIPLYYFIAFFPWPLYLITAAAFACLAVCLAHSAEVLFAKKDASCIVIDEVAGMLFTFFLVTPTVAHIVTGFLLFRFFDIVKFFPANWCQYHLPGGLGIVADDLVAGIYANLTLLGLIYFFGL; encoded by the coding sequence TTGCCATGGGCGCCGGGAACTGCGGGAAGCCTTCTCGGCATCCCCCTGTATTACTTCATCGCCTTTTTCCCCTGGCCCCTTTATCTGATCACGGCGGCGGCTTTTGCCTGTCTGGCCGTCTGCCTCGCCCATAGCGCCGAGGTTCTTTTTGCAAAGAAGGACGCCTCTTGTATCGTTATCGACGAAGTCGCTGGCATGCTTTTTACTTTTTTTCTGGTAACACCGACAGTAGCCCATATCGTAACAGGGTTTTTGCTGTTTCGTTTTTTTGATATTGTTAAATTCTTCCCGGCAAACTGGTGCCAGTATCATCTTCCAGGCGGACTGGGAATTGTGGCAGACGACTTGGTGGCGGGAATTTATGCCAATCTGACCCTGTTGGGCCTCATTTACTTTTTCGGTTTATAG
- the thpR gene encoding RNA 2',3'-cyclic phosphodiesterase yields MTSENMMRTFVALAPPKDVLEKIIALQTRLKKKIPHGIRWVHPDGIHLTLKFLGDIFPSHRDSIASLLSLVVSSHSCFPLSVGRIGVFPGIARPRVMWVGIGGQTRLLAALQQHIEEALESVGFPKETRPFHAHLTLGRIRNPGSFPNLGSIIAQEQNFDAGTFNAQKLLFIQSNLTPTGAIYTCLASFPLSAKPLSDR; encoded by the coding sequence ATGACCTCAGAAAACATGATGCGGACTTTTGTTGCCCTCGCTCCCCCGAAGGATGTGCTGGAAAAAATCATCGCCTTGCAGACGAGGCTGAAGAAAAAGATTCCCCACGGTATCCGCTGGGTCCACCCGGACGGCATACATCTGACTTTGAAATTCCTGGGGGATATTTTCCCTTCCCACCGGGACAGCATCGCATCCCTGTTATCCCTTGTTGTCAGCTCGCATTCTTGTTTTCCCCTTTCCGTAGGCCGTATTGGTGTTTTTCCAGGTATCGCGAGACCACGGGTCATGTGGGTGGGTATCGGCGGCCAGACCCGCCTTCTTGCTGCCCTGCAGCAGCATATCGAAGAGGCCTTGGAAAGCGTCGGATTTCCAAAGGAAACCAGGCCTTTCCATGCTCACCTGACACTGGGCAGGATCAGGAACCCGGGGTCTTTTCCGAACCTGGGATCAATTATCGCGCAGGAACAGAACTTCGACGCAGGAACATTCAACGCGCAAAAGCTCCTTTTCATCCAAAGCAATCTGACACCTACCGGAGCAATCTACACATGTCTGGCTTCCTTTCCCTTGTCAGCAAAACCGCTATCGGACCGATGA
- the pcnB gene encoding polynucleotide adenylyltransferase PcnB, protein MQPLIIPRRKHNISRTQLSPNALRTLYRLRDNGFIAYLIGGCVRDLLLGRIPKDFDVVTDASPGQIKRLFRNCRLIGRRFRLAHLYFQDEILEVSTFRAKPNGDAELAEGTDQRDVGERHRRHPRHLINEDGMVLRDNVFGTPEEDALRRDFTVNALAYNIADATVIDYTTGLSDLKACLLRPIGDPLIRFTEDPVRMLRAVRFAASHDLRIEPATWGILCELAPTICRASPARLYEEVLKLFLLGAARPALDLLEKSGLLPPLFPGLYRWLTRESRHHTILASALDHLDQLYREDSPPSTLLFLATFFGPALETEALLRQRDGMPRQQSLEMGCGAFMEELCRTVQVPTRIAGRLRNILAMQTSLCRMPPRRPASQVDRLDFSDAIAYLRVRAKTRGENLSALKWWEAFLAGNVPVAEPSSPGHKRPKRRRRKRRRRPPVSPQDG, encoded by the coding sequence ATGCAACCGTTGATCATCCCGCGGAGAAAACACAACATTTCCCGCACACAGTTAAGCCCCAACGCTCTGCGGACCCTCTATCGCCTGCGAGACAACGGTTTCATCGCCTACCTGATCGGCGGCTGTGTCCGTGACCTTCTGCTGGGGCGGATCCCGAAAGATTTCGATGTCGTAACGGACGCGTCACCCGGACAGATCAAACGCCTGTTCCGTAATTGCCGCCTCATCGGCCGCCGCTTCCGTTTAGCCCATCTTTACTTTCAGGATGAGATTCTTGAAGTATCCACGTTTCGGGCCAAGCCAAACGGTGATGCGGAATTGGCCGAAGGTACGGACCAAAGGGATGTGGGAGAGCGGCATCGACGCCATCCCCGCCACCTGATAAATGAGGACGGCATGGTGCTCCGGGACAATGTTTTCGGAACCCCGGAGGAAGACGCCCTGCGCCGCGATTTCACCGTCAACGCCCTGGCCTACAATATTGCGGATGCGACGGTCATCGATTATACGACAGGGTTGAGCGATTTGAAAGCCTGCCTCCTGCGCCCGATCGGTGATCCTTTAATCCGTTTTACGGAAGATCCGGTGCGTATGCTCCGGGCCGTTCGTTTTGCCGCCTCCCATGATTTGCGAATCGAGCCCGCGACATGGGGGATTCTCTGTGAACTGGCCCCCACAATCTGCAGGGCCTCCCCGGCCCGACTCTACGAAGAAGTTCTGAAATTGTTTCTTCTGGGCGCCGCCCGGCCCGCCCTCGACCTTCTGGAAAAAAGTGGACTTTTGCCCCCGCTTTTTCCCGGACTATATCGGTGGCTTACCCGAGAAAGCCGTCACCACACGATACTGGCCTCCGCCCTGGACCACCTGGATCAACTGTACCGGGAGGATTCGCCTCCATCCACCCTTTTGTTTCTGGCGACGTTCTTCGGTCCCGCCCTGGAGACGGAGGCGCTTTTGCGCCAACGTGACGGCATGCCGCGACAGCAGTCTCTGGAAATGGGATGTGGCGCTTTTATGGAGGAGTTGTGCCGGACGGTGCAAGTTCCGACCCGGATTGCTGGACGGTTGCGGAACATCCTGGCCATGCAGACTTCGCTTTGCCGTATGCCACCACGGCGTCCCGCTTCTCAGGTTGATCGTTTGGACTTCAGCGATGCAATAGCCTATCTGAGAGTTAGAGCGAAGACCAGAGGAGAAAACCTGTCGGCCCTAAAGTGGTGGGAGGCCTTCCTTGCCGGCAATGTGCCTGTTGCGGAGCCATCGTCGCCGGGTCACAAACGTCCAAAGCGGCGCCGCAGAAAACGCCGTCGCCGCCCTCCCGTTTCGCCTCAGGACGGGTGA
- the alaS gene encoding alanine--tRNA ligase, translated as MTGSEIRESFLKYFEGKGHTRVPSGSLVPKDDPTLLFTNAGMVQFKNCFLGLEDRGYRRATSSQKCVRAGGKHNDLENVGVTSRHHTFFEMLGNFSFGDYFKQEAIAWAWAYLTEVLQLPKDRLWITIYKNDDEAFKIWHEEIGVPLERIVRMGEKSNFWMMGDTGPCGPCSEILYDQGREAGCGRPTCDVHCDCDRHLEIWNLVFTQFDRDSAGNLTPLPNPNIDTGMGLERLTAVMQGVMSNYDTDMFQDIIRYMEEISGKRYGTDEEQDVSIRVIADHSRAVTFLIGDGILPSNEGRGYVLRRILRRAARHGKLIGVHRPFLHDAAGIVINGMKDAYPDLLEKTTYIRKVILNEEQRFGETLGSGLKILQEEIASLKTSGTWVIPGATVFKLYDTYGFPTDLTEDIVRKDGFSLDMAGFTQAMARQREKARESWKGSGEEAVSEIYQKLAVEGISTRFVGYEGRVHGATPVLAILKNGRKIDVLQQGETGEIILGETPFYGETGGQVGDTGTMEGQDSVFDVLDAKRPLPDLISHVGEVKKGTIRVGDTLHLRVDDELRRATEANHSGTHILQAALKAVLGDHIKQSGSLVTPDRLRFDFTHFSRIEDEDLARVERLCNRIIRRNLPVGTTVMALDEAVRAGATAVFDEKYTNEVRVVSMGDVSMELCGGTHVSRTGDIGLLKIIHESAIAAGVRRIEALTGREAIRHVQKMEEELKKTAGILRTSPLETADKAEKMLRYQKDMEREIETLKEKMAVRDSSDLTTQTKNIKGIPVLTSVVDAPDAKRLRDFGDKLRDRMSSGIILLGCVADGKAMLLCIVTKDLSARYHAGNLIKEIAPLVGGSGGGRPDMAQAGGTKPENLREALLKLEQLI; from the coding sequence ATGACGGGGAGTGAGATCAGGGAGAGTTTTTTAAAATATTTCGAAGGGAAAGGCCATACCAGGGTCCCCAGCGGATCACTTGTCCCCAAGGACGATCCGACGCTCCTTTTTACCAATGCCGGCATGGTGCAGTTCAAGAACTGCTTTCTCGGTCTCGAAGACCGGGGCTACCGCCGGGCCACCTCTTCACAAAAGTGCGTCCGGGCCGGCGGCAAGCATAACGATCTGGAAAATGTGGGGGTGACATCACGCCATCACACTTTTTTTGAAATGCTGGGAAATTTCTCGTTTGGCGACTATTTCAAGCAAGAAGCGATTGCCTGGGCCTGGGCGTATCTGACCGAGGTCCTTCAATTACCCAAGGATCGGCTCTGGATCACTATTTACAAAAACGACGATGAAGCCTTCAAGATCTGGCACGAGGAAATAGGAGTTCCCCTTGAGCGTATCGTCCGTATGGGTGAAAAAAGTAACTTCTGGATGATGGGCGACACGGGACCCTGCGGCCCCTGTTCGGAAATTCTATATGACCAGGGCAGAGAAGCGGGATGTGGCCGTCCAACCTGTGATGTACACTGCGACTGTGACCGCCATCTGGAAATTTGGAATCTCGTGTTTACCCAGTTTGATCGGGATTCCGCAGGTAATCTGACTCCTCTCCCGAACCCCAACATCGATACCGGCATGGGTTTGGAGCGCCTGACGGCGGTCATGCAGGGGGTGATGAGCAATTATGACACCGATATGTTCCAGGATATCATCCGTTATATGGAAGAAATCAGCGGCAAGAGATACGGAACCGATGAAGAACAGGACGTTTCCATCCGGGTCATAGCCGATCACAGCCGCGCCGTCACTTTTTTAATCGGGGATGGGATCCTGCCCTCCAACGAGGGGCGGGGATACGTACTCCGGAGGATTCTGAGACGCGCCGCCCGTCACGGCAAACTGATCGGTGTCCACCGGCCTTTCCTCCATGACGCGGCCGGGATCGTCATCAATGGTATGAAGGATGCCTACCCGGATCTCCTCGAAAAAACCACCTACATCCGAAAGGTCATATTGAACGAAGAACAGCGCTTTGGGGAAACCCTGGGCAGCGGCCTGAAAATTCTTCAGGAAGAGATCGCTTCGCTGAAGACGTCGGGTACTTGGGTAATCCCCGGCGCCACAGTATTTAAGCTCTACGATACCTATGGTTTTCCGACGGATCTTACGGAGGACATCGTCCGTAAGGACGGATTTTCCCTGGACATGGCGGGCTTCACCCAAGCCATGGCCCGCCAGCGGGAAAAGGCCCGGGAATCATGGAAGGGCAGCGGCGAAGAGGCCGTTTCCGAAATCTATCAGAAGCTCGCCGTCGAGGGGATCAGCACGCGGTTCGTGGGATACGAGGGCAGGGTCCATGGCGCCACGCCCGTCTTGGCGATACTCAAAAACGGGCGGAAAATTGACGTCCTCCAGCAAGGAGAAACGGGGGAAATCATTTTGGGCGAAACACCATTTTACGGAGAAACCGGCGGCCAAGTCGGCGATACAGGTACCATGGAAGGCCAGGATTCCGTTTTCGATGTTTTGGATGCGAAACGTCCGCTTCCGGACCTGATCAGCCATGTCGGTGAAGTGAAAAAAGGCACGATCCGGGTTGGTGACACCCTGCATCTCCGAGTGGACGACGAACTGAGGCGTGCCACGGAGGCGAATCATTCGGGGACCCACATTCTCCAAGCGGCACTCAAAGCGGTACTGGGGGACCACATCAAGCAATCGGGTTCACTCGTGACCCCGGATCGCCTTCGATTCGATTTCACCCATTTTTCAAGAATCGAGGATGAGGATCTGGCCCGGGTCGAACGGCTCTGTAATCGGATCATCCGCAGAAACCTTCCCGTGGGGACAACGGTCATGGCACTGGATGAAGCGGTCAGGGCTGGAGCCACCGCTGTTTTTGACGAAAAATATACGAACGAAGTCCGGGTGGTCAGCATGGGTGATGTCAGCATGGAACTCTGTGGCGGCACCCATGTCAGCCGAACGGGGGATATCGGCCTGCTCAAAATTATCCACGAATCAGCCATTGCAGCCGGGGTCCGGCGTATTGAAGCCCTTACGGGCAGAGAAGCGATTCGTCATGTCCAGAAAATGGAAGAAGAATTGAAGAAGACGGCGGGAATACTGCGGACGTCGCCGTTGGAAACGGCCGATAAGGCGGAGAAAATGCTTCGCTATCAAAAAGACATGGAACGGGAAATCGAGACCCTGAAGGAAAAAATGGCCGTCCGCGATTCGTCGGATCTGACGACCCAAACAAAGAACATTAAAGGTATTCCGGTCCTCACCTCCGTCGTGGACGCCCCGGACGCGAAAAGATTAAGAGATTTCGGAGACAAACTGCGCGATCGCATGTCTTCCGGGATCATCCTCCTGGGGTGCGTGGCCGATGGGAAGGCGATGCTTTTGTGCATCGTAACGAAGGATCTGTCCGCCCGCTATCATGCGGGAAACTTGATCAAGGAAATCGCGCCCCTCGTCGGGGGAAGCGGCGGTGGACGGCCCGATATGGCTCAGGCGGGAGGAACGAAACCGGAAAACCTCAGGGAGGCACTGTTGAAACTGGAACAATTGATTTGA